The DNA sequence ATGGCGTATCCACGTCCATCAACATTCAATAGTGAATCAAATGTTGGAGAACTTGCAATTAGTTCATTCGGTACAGCATCTCCGTCACCAAAATTCAAACCGTCTTCATAAATGTGGTGCTGATATGAATCATCGGCTGCATTATAAGAAGTAATATCGTTTGTACCACCATAAGATTTAATACTATCTCCAGAATTGGCTGCTGGTACAGCCGTGTGAAGAGGCATCGTTCCTGATTGTCCAGCAGTATTTGTGGCTCCAGTTACAAAACCTGTCACATAAGATTCAGTTTTGTTATCCCAAAAGTGAATAGAGTATACATTTCTTGCATCAGTTGTATCCATCTTTACTCTCAGAGAGTTTCTTCTTGCATCTTTTGTACTATTTGTAAACAGATGTGTTCTTCCTGGAATGAATTGTTCTTCATAACGATATTGTTGACCGTATGGAAAGTCATGTACTGTTCCATTATCATTATTCAATAATTCCGTACTTGTTCCAATGAATAATCCACCTCTTACTTTTGGATGTAAAGCTGCATTAGCTCCTGGTGAAAGATCAAATTGCATATTGTCAGACAGCTTTAAAATAACACTATCCCATTCAGAATTTTGAGTAACTCCTGTAACAGTCGTATTCAAATCACCTTGAACTGTATCTACCCAATAGATTGCATCTGTATGCCCCGTAACTTTAACACCCGCATTCACTTGAAAGTTTGTGTAAAAAGTATCTGCAGCAGTACTTAAATGAATCGCAATAGGTCCAACTCCAACTACTTGTGCTGAAGCGGAAACTCCCATCAATCCTAAAAAAGTTAGTAATAAACTTTTTCTCATTTCTTTAATTTTTACTTAATCTTTTAAAATGTCTAATCGCTAAATCAGACTACACTACTCGGCAAATGTAGTAATAAAATTTTATTACACAAGTGATTTACTAAAAAAAAACATCAAATACTAATCGTTAATAAATAACAAATCTTACACTTTCGTTTAAATCTTCACTTTGAACTCTCATAAAATACACTCCATCCTTAAAACTACTCAAATCAACAGAATTTGAAGAATTTAAAAATATTTTCAAATTTTTCACTAGATGTCCCGCTTCTGAATAAAATGACAATGCTACTTCTTGGTCAATAGAATTCTTATCGAGCAATTCAAATTTCAATATTCGACCCTTTACTGGGTTTTCTGTAATTTTAATTTTAGGACTATTGGTATTAATTTTATCGACAATTACCTCTTCATTTGAAAGTAAATCTGAGACACTATTTACGTTTGCGTAGTAGATTCCATTTCCATGGGTCGCTATTAATAGAAGTCCATCTTCTTTTCGGTAAACGATTCTTTCAATAATTGTGTTTCCAATAATCTCTGGACTTACTCTATACCATTTAGTACTGTCTCCATTTAAATGAGCTGTTCCAAATAAACCAACACTTGATCCTGCTAGATACATTTTTTCCCCATTTGAAAAAGTCAAAATCTCAGCACTTCTCATTGATGGTCCATTTCCTGATCCATCAATGTTTTCCTCTAAGTTTCCTCCTATTTTCGCTACAGTTGTTCCTCCATCACTGGTGTAAAACAAGCTTCTTGATGTATAGTTAGAATTCACAAAAATCAACTCATTTCCATTATCGGGGTTTGAAGCAATATCAATTGTAAAACCGCTATAATAAGCCGTTTTATTATTTATATCTTTATAAGGAAGCTCCGTAATTATAGGATTATTAGAATTTGGATTCTCCACTTTAAAAACGGCTCTTTCATCTGTTCCGATATAGACAACATTTCCTGGGTTTGCCTTAGTAACATGTATAGATACCATCTTTTTATTACTGGCGATATCGAAACCTGTTACTTTATTCCATCCCGAAGTTAATGGGGTTTTTTCTCCTGTTTCTTGTATACTTGATATATTATTATATACGTATAAGTCATGTTTGTGTGGATAATACATGGTATTTTCAGAAACTGGATCTACTGCAAATGGATGAATAAATAATCCATCATCTGGATCCAAACCTGCAGGTTCCATTCTTCTAAATGACACTTGATTTCCTTGTGCATCAAGCGTGAACTTCGCTACTTTACCCCTTTGGATTGATAGGTAAATATCATCTTCATCTTCGGTTACATAAGACCACCCTCCATCTCCATTATATGCCATATTCCACTTGTCTGTAATATTTGCAGAACGTGTTACAAAGTTTCCGTTATCTTGAAAACCAGCTACAATGGTGTTTGTTACTTGCTTCTGATTTACACTCACAGCATAAAGCTGGGTAGTAAAATATCCATTATTCAAATCATCCCACACTACATTTGATGCAAATTCATCTGTAGTAGTAAAGATTCCTCCATCGTTTGCAGAATAAAACTTATGACTTGTTGGTGAAAATGCAATTAAGTGTTGATCTGGGTGATGATTTTCATAAATATCCCAGTTTGTATCTATACTTGTGGGCTTATACCCTCCTATCATTGTGGTATTTTGATCTGAAGTGAATCCATCTGTTGAACGATATAAATTTGTTCCTCCAATAAACACAACATTAGCACTATCAGGATGTACAGCTATAGCCATATCATAGGCATTTTGAGTATATAATGTTGCAAAGCTCGTTCCTTCATCTGGTAAATTATCCGATAAGTCTGTCCATGTTCCACTTACAGAATTCGTATCATTTTCGTCATATTCATATAGCCATAGACTATTCCAATCTTCTCCATCAAAAAATGTATTGGTATGTTTTCCAAAATTTGGAGTTTGAGCAAAGAAATACACTTGGTTTTCATTTTGTGGATTATAATCCATTACAATTCTTTCATAAACTCCAGGAAAACTATCTGGCAAAATATTTTCCCAAGTATTTCCATGATCATTTGATCTCCAAATTCCTCTTTTATTAGAAGGTGCATCTGAATTAAGCACTCCATAAGTAACTCCAGAAGGTGTTACCAAAATATTGGTGGTATATGCAGAGCTATTTCCACCAGAAGCTAAAGTCGTAGCACTCCATGTATTTCCTCCATCTTCACTTCTAAATATAGAGCTATGACATGCTCCATAAAGAATGGTTAAACTATCTACGCTTTGGTCCAATGCGATATTCCACATAACATCCCAACTAAGGTCGAAAGTATTTGGAGTATTAGAATTTGTAGAAGTTATCGCGTTCCATGTTTCTCCATTGTCATCTGAATGGTACATTCCATTACCAAAATAATAAGCACTAGGTGCAGATGCTGAATTTCCATAGCCTTCTCCAGTACCAAAGTACCAATTATTCGTTTTCCCAGGCCTTTTGTCTTGAACAATACACGTAACACCATGAAATTGATCTCCCATGGTTTTTTTAACCCAAGTTTGACCTCCATCCGTAGATTTAAAAATTCCTCCTGAAACTCCACCAGCAATGATTGTATTCTCATCATTTACATCAAACGCTAAAGCTCGTGTTCTTCCTCCAATCTTAAAATAACCTCTTGGTTCAAAATCAATCACAGAATTTGAGATGGGCATATTATTTACAAATGCCAATTCCTTTGCTCGAATCCCTTGAGGTATTTTTCCTGTTTTTGGATCTGCGAGCTTACTAATATACTCAGCTCTTAGAACAGAATGTTTCATACTTGGGGCTGCAAGTCCGTCGAGTACAATTCTACCTTTCTTTTTCTTTTTCTTCTTGTTTATTCTTGCTACTACTTCTTCAGAAAGCTGAGAATCTTTTGCATTATCTGACTTCAATAACTGATAGGACAAAGCGATAATTGACAATGCAATCACTGGAAAAATAACTTTTTTCATAAGTAAATTTAGGTTTAAGAGAAATAAAAAAAACTGAGGAGAAAGTATCAGGTATTATTCTTGACGACTAAAAGGAATATCTTTAAATTCACCTTCATAAATGAATTGTGTAGAGATCACTCCACTTACAACACGCACACCTCTTACTTTTAAAATTCCAGATAGCGTTTCCTGTTCGTTATCAAATTCATCAATGAATACAAAGGAATTTAAAGCATCTAATGAATCTAACTCTGGTGTAAACCGTGTATTTTTATAGAGCTGATTATCTCCTGTATAATAAAGTGAATCAATAAAAAACTGAGCATCAAAAACATTTTTTGTTGGATGCAAAGTCATTCTATGTTCTCCCGTTTCTGTAGATGTTAAGGCAAAAATAAAATTGGTTTTAAAATAGCTCGTTTTATCCAAATCTGTATTTTCTCCTTCTGATAATTTGGGGGAATAAGCGGTAATTATCACCTGGTCATTCTTTGTTACAAATGCATCGTAACTAGCAATATCTAATTTATTCTTACCTTCTGACATTCTAAAACTATGATTGGGCTGTGGCTCTTCTATATCAGAGTTTGTATCACAACTATAGAAACTGGTAATTACACTAAAAACAAAAAAATAAGACAGAATTTTATACATAATCTAAATTTGTTTGGATAAAAGGCTAAGATACGAATTTTATTCGTTTAATCTCTCTAAACCAATGTGAGCTGGATTATGCTTTGCATTTAACAAAATACATTTTTTGTAGTCGTTCTTTGCTTGTGCTTTATTTCCTAAAATTTCAAAAACATATCCACGAGCAAAATATGCATCTAAATAATTATTATCTAGTTCAATGGCTTTGTTAAAATTATCAATAGCTATTTCGTTGTTTCCCACCATAAAATACACATATCCAAGATTGTAATACACGCCTTTTTGATTCTGATTTATTTGAAGAGTTTTCTCATATAGACTAATTGCTTTTTGCCAATCTTGTCTTTGATGATGGAAATAGGCTTCATCAAAATATGCTTTGGATTGATTTGGGCGTTTTTTTTGTATCAAACGATAATAGTCTATTGCTAGCAAATTGTTCTTATGCGCATAAAGAGTTGCTAAAGCATCAAGTATTTGAATATTTTCAGGATTATGTTCCAAGGCTTGTTGATAGTTTTGAAGTGCCTTAGTTGTGTCTCCCATTTCTGCATAAGAGATTCCTTTATAAAAATATGCCAGATCTTTTGTGGCATCTTCTCGTAAAACATCATTAGCAAAGGTTACTGCTTGTTTATAATCTTGAACAAAAAGATAGAGTTCTGCTAATTTCAACTTACAACTTGAATGATCTCCTTCAAGTTCTGCACATTTTTCCCAAATTTCTTTTGCTTCTCTTGTCTTATTTACCAGCATGAGCATATTTCCATACTCTAAATGATATGAAATATTTGTTGAGTCTATTGACAGTGCTTTTTTGATATCTTCAATAGCTGGTACATAATTATTTTTAGTTAAGTACGCCTTAGCTCTACTAAAATAATGAAAAGACTCATTGGGTTGTTGCTTGATCAAAGTATTCAAAGAGTCTATTGGTGATTTCTCAGTCAAAACACTTTGTTTTTTATGGCTATCACCTGAGTTTTCTTTGTTGTTTTGGCAGGACAACATACTTACAACAACTAATGCAGAAAGGAGTATTTTCATATTTTTAGGACTATTTAGAAACAACAAAATTATTGAAAATGTTTCGGAAAATTAAAACTAAGCTACTCGATTATAAGCGAGGATTATGGTTTAAAAGAACAGTAGTTATCGATCTTATTTAAAAAGGTATTTGTACATTCATACAGAACATTTTTTCATATCCTTGATTCATATTGCGACTAAAATTATTTTAAATTTCACAGTTTAATTGGCTCTATTTCGCTTATCCTCAAAAATGAGGAATACTCATTTAGAATATGATGATTATTTTTGCTAGTGACTCAAAGAATATAAACTATTTTCTTGGCGAAAATAGAAGGACTTATTTATATGTTTAATCTCAAAATCTTTCTTTCCCTCACGATATTGACGTGTTTTTCGATTTTTGCTCAAAATTCGGGGCATTCTTTGGGTGACAAAAATATTGGAAAATATTTCACAAAGCATGAGATATCTGAACTATCAAAAACGCAGAATAAAGCTACTCTTGAAAAAATATATCACATAGCTAAAAAACTCAAAAACGAAGGAAATTATCAAGAAGCGATTCAAGTAACAGAGTTAATCCCTCTGAAAACAATCATTTCAGATTCATTAAGAAGACCCATTGGAAATGCATTGATTATCCAAGGTATTGCCTATAAAAATTTGGGGGAATTTCAAGAGGCTCTCCTTTCTAATTCCAATGCTAAAATGCATTTTCAAAAAATAGAGGATTGCGAAGGTTTAGTAAAAAGCTATAATAACTCAGCAAATATTTACAATCAACGCTCCCATTTTAATCAAGCTATTTCATTTTACAAAAAAGCGTTAGAATTAGTAAAAAAATGCCCAAACAGCAAACAAGAAGCCATTCTTGAAAAAAACTTGGCTGGAATTCACTTCAATTATCATCATGATATTTCAAAAGCGATAACTGGATTTCAAGTTGCTGAAAAAAAATTTAACAACACCAACAATAATCAAACTCATCTTTTAAGTGTTTATCAAGAATTAGCTAAACTTTTTATTTATAAAAATAATTTTAAAAAGGCTGAAAACTATCTTACTCTTATTGGGAACACCTCTTCTGATTATAAATCTAATGAGTTTTATTTCCAGCAGAAAAGACTCATGGCTTTACTCTACGCAAAGAATGGGAAATCCAAAATGGCATACAAGGCATACCGTGAGCTTTTCCAAAACTTAAATCAAAACAAAGAGTATAAACAAGAAACAACTAGCATTTATATTGAATATCTCAATTTTTTATTAAAAGAAAACCATTTTGAAAATTGGATTACTGTTTATAGAAACACCATTGTAGATGCACAAAAAAGTGGCAATTTACTAGCAGAATTACAAGCAAGATCTCTACATACCCAATACTTAGAGAAACATGATCAGTACCAAAAAGCATCTACAGAATACAAGGTAATTAATGAAATAAATAAACAATTGTTCAACAAAAGAAATATTGAAATTTATCAAGGTCATCAATATGAAATCAACAGCCTATTAAAAGAGGCGGAATACAAAATGGATATCCTAGAGCAAGAGAAAAAACTCGAATCTAGCTTAAAAAATGAAGAAAAACTAAAGAATAATCTCTTATTGATTAGTCTATTGGCAATTATTTCTATAGCTATTCTTCTTAGTGTTCTATTCAAAAAGTCTTTAAACAAAAAGAAAAATGAACTAAAATGGCTCAGTCTAAAAGCTAAAAACACTGAACTTGAACTAGCCTTAAATCAAGCTGAAAGAGAAGAAGAATACAAAATAATTAATAGCAATATTGAAGCTAAAAAAGAAGAACAAAGACGTATTTCTAGAGATTTACACGATCATATTGGGGCAAATTTGGCAGCAATCAAGCTTTCACTAAACGACCAGAAAGATCAACATTTACAAGAACTTCTTAGCGAAGCTTATCATCAAGTAAAAGACCTCAGCTATAGCCTTACGATTCTTGGCGAAAGCCAAAATACTTTTGAGGAAGTACTCACTACTTATTTAGAAAATATTGAAAAAAGTACTGGTCTTGATTTTGATTTGGAAATTTTACCAGACTGTAATCTAAAAAACCTAAATTATCTACAACAAAGAGAACTTTTTGGAATTTTTAGAGAACTCATTCAAAACACCATTAAACACGCCAACGCCCATAAAATTGAAATTGTATTTTCCTCTGAAGAAAACATTCTCAATATAACCTTTGAAGATGACGGAATAGGCTTCAATCCTTCTCAAGCTTACTTAGGAATTGGACTTAAAAACATGAAAAAAAGGGTAGAGATTTTAAAAGGCTCTATTGAATTTGACTGCATGAAAGGGCGTTCTTCTATTATTCATTTAACCATACCTAGCGCATGAAAAAAACGATCAAAATAGTAATTGCTGAGGACCACCCTTTATTTCTTTCTGCATTAACAAATGTATTGAATGAAATAAATGAAATAGAAGTTGTTGGAACCTTTGAAAAACCAGAATTTGTTATTCCTTTTATAAAAAATAATGAGGTAGATATTTTGGTGACTGATCTTGATATGCCAAATATTTCGGGACTTCGTCTTTCTAAAGAAGTAAAAGAATTGTTTCCTGAAATAAAGATAATGGTAGTTTCTATGCTAAATAAAAACCATATCACAATGGAATTAAAAGAAATAGGAATTTCTGGTTATTTATTAAAAGATGCCAAAAAGAAGGATTATGAACAAGCTTTGAATACCATTTTGAATAATGAATCATACTTTTGTACTGATATAGAAAAAGAACTCAAGAAAGCGGTAAATTCAGAATCTATAAAACTTTCTAAAAGAGAAAACGAGGTGCTTCTACTCATTGCTGAAGAACTCACCATGCAGGAAATAGCAGAAAAACTCTTTGTTTCTCCCACAACAGTCATAAGCCACAGAAAAAGACTCATGCAAAAGCTTTCTGCAAAAAACACAGCAGGACTCATCAA is a window from the Flavobacteriales bacterium genome containing:
- a CDS encoding T9SS type A sorting domain-containing protein, with amino-acid sequence MKKVIFPVIALSIIALSYQLLKSDNAKDSQLSEEVVARINKKKKKKKGRIVLDGLAAPSMKHSVLRAEYISKLADPKTGKIPQGIRAKELAFVNNMPISNSVIDFEPRGYFKIGGRTRALAFDVNDENTIIAGGVSGGIFKSTDGGQTWVKKTMGDQFHGVTCIVQDKRPGKTNNWYFGTGEGYGNSASAPSAYYFGNGMYHSDDNGETWNAITSTNSNTPNTFDLSWDVMWNIALDQSVDSLTILYGACHSSIFRSEDGGNTWSATTLASGGNSSAYTTNILVTPSGVTYGVLNSDAPSNKRGIWRSNDHGNTWENILPDSFPGVYERIVMDYNPQNENQVYFFAQTPNFGKHTNTFFDGEDWNSLWLYEYDENDTNSVSGTWTDLSDNLPDEGTSFATLYTQNAYDMAIAVHPDSANVVFIGGTNLYRSTDGFTSDQNTTMIGGYKPTSIDTNWDIYENHHPDQHLIAFSPTSHKFYSANDGGIFTTTDEFASNVVWDDLNNGYFTTQLYAVSVNQKQVTNTIVAGFQDNGNFVTRSANITDKWNMAYNGDGGWSYVTEDEDDIYLSIQRGKVAKFTLDAQGNQVSFRRMEPAGLDPDDGLFIHPFAVDPVSENTMYYPHKHDLYVYNNISSIQETGEKTPLTSGWNKVTGFDIASNKKMVSIHVTKANPGNVVYIGTDERAVFKVENPNSNNPIITELPYKDINNKTAYYSGFTIDIASNPDNGNELIFVNSNYTSRSLFYTSDGGTTVAKIGGNLEENIDGSGNGPSMRSAEILTFSNGEKMYLAGSSVGLFGTAHLNGDSTKWYRVSPEIIGNTIIERIVYRKEDGLLLIATHGNGIYYANVNSVSDLLSNEEVIVDKINTNSPKIKITENPVKGRILKFELLDKNSIDQEVALSFYSEAGHLVKNLKIFLNSSNSVDLSSFKDGVYFMRVQSEDLNESVRFVIY
- a CDS encoding tetratricopeptide repeat protein, whose protein sequence is MKILLSALVVVSMLSCQNNKENSGDSHKKQSVLTEKSPIDSLNTLIKQQPNESFHYFSRAKAYLTKNNYVPAIEDIKKALSIDSTNISYHLEYGNMLMLVNKTREAKEIWEKCAELEGDHSSCKLKLAELYLFVQDYKQAVTFANDVLREDATKDLAYFYKGISYAEMGDTTKALQNYQQALEHNPENIQILDALATLYAHKNNLLAIDYYRLIQKKRPNQSKAYFDEAYFHHQRQDWQKAISLYEKTLQINQNQKGVYYNLGYVYFMVGNNEIAIDNFNKAIELDNNYLDAYFARGYVFEILGNKAQAKNDYKKCILLNAKHNPAHIGLERLNE
- a CDS encoding ATP-binding protein; its protein translation is MAKIEGLIYMFNLKIFLSLTILTCFSIFAQNSGHSLGDKNIGKYFTKHEISELSKTQNKATLEKIYHIAKKLKNEGNYQEAIQVTELIPLKTIISDSLRRPIGNALIIQGIAYKNLGEFQEALLSNSNAKMHFQKIEDCEGLVKSYNNSANIYNQRSHFNQAISFYKKALELVKKCPNSKQEAILEKNLAGIHFNYHHDISKAITGFQVAEKKFNNTNNNQTHLLSVYQELAKLFIYKNNFKKAENYLTLIGNTSSDYKSNEFYFQQKRLMALLYAKNGKSKMAYKAYRELFQNLNQNKEYKQETTSIYIEYLNFLLKENHFENWITVYRNTIVDAQKSGNLLAELQARSLHTQYLEKHDQYQKASTEYKVINEINKQLFNKRNIEIYQGHQYEINSLLKEAEYKMDILEQEKKLESSLKNEEKLKNNLLLISLLAIISIAILLSVLFKKSLNKKKNELKWLSLKAKNTELELALNQAEREEEYKIINSNIEAKKEEQRRISRDLHDHIGANLAAIKLSLNDQKDQHLQELLSEAYHQVKDLSYSLTILGESQNTFEEVLTTYLENIEKSTGLDFDLEILPDCNLKNLNYLQQRELFGIFRELIQNTIKHANAHKIEIVFSSEENILNITFEDDGIGFNPSQAYLGIGLKNMKKRVEILKGSIEFDCMKGRSSIIHLTIPSA
- a CDS encoding response regulator transcription factor; translation: MKKTIKIVIAEDHPLFLSALTNVLNEINEIEVVGTFEKPEFVIPFIKNNEVDILVTDLDMPNISGLRLSKEVKELFPEIKIMVVSMLNKNHITMELKEIGISGYLLKDAKKKDYEQALNTILNNESYFCTDIEKELKKAVNSESIKLSKRENEVLLLIAEELTMQEIAEKLFVSPTTVISHRKRLMQKLSAKNTAGLIKKAIQNDLLKT